The genomic segment CGTGACGCCGAGCGCCGCGCCACCCTCGGAGAGATCGCGCGCCAGGTGAACCACGACATCAAGAACGGTCTTACACCCATTCGCAACGTGTTCCGTCACCTCGACGAGCAGGCCACCGTGGAGCCCACCTCGTTGCCGCGTGTGTATGGCGAGCGCCGCGAGACCATCGACGCCTCCATCGCATACCTGGAGACGCTTGCGTCGAATTATGCAAAACTGGCCCGGCGGGGTGGGAAGCCGCGCACCAACCTCGGAGACGTGGTGCGTGGCGTGGTGAGCAGCCGCTCGGGGGCACCTGCTTTGAAACTGCGTGCCGAAGGGCCCGACGTGTTCGTGAATGCCGACCCGGTTGCGCTGCGCCGCATTGTGGAGAACCTGGTGAGCAACGCCATCGACAGCATCCATAACGGAGACGGGCAGGTGACGGTGTCCACCGCGGCGGTGGGGGATGTGCGCACCGGGCGCGTGCGGCTGGCCGTCACCGACACCGGCAGCGGCATCGCGCCGGAACTGCAGGAGAAGATCTTCGGCGACTTCTACACCACCAAACCCGACGGCACCGGTCTGGGCCTCTCCATTGTGCGGCGCATGGTCATGGACCTCGATGGCACCATCGCGCTGGATAGCGAACCCGGCAAGGGAAGCCGTTTTGTTGTCGAATTGCCCGCGGCCGCACCGGAGGTGAAGGAATGATCCGCGTGCTCATCGTGGACGACGTCAGGAACCTGGCCGACCAGTACGCCTATGACCTCAAGCGCATGGGCGGCTTCGAGACGCGCGTGGCCACATCGGGCAAGGAGGCGCTGGATCTCATCGCCTGGGATCCGGTGGACTGCGTGATCCTGGACCTGGAGATGCCTGGCATCGACGGGTTCGAGGTGCTGCGCACCATGGACCGCGAGGGCCATGGTATCCCCGTGATCGTATACACCGGCACCGGCAACTACGACCGCTGCGTGCAGGCGGTTCGCTTGGGTGCCGCCGGCTTCATCGACAAGTCGGAACCCATGGCGCGGGTGGTGCATGAGGTGGAGACGGCGCTGGAGCGCGCACGGCTGCGCGAAGAAGTAAAGAGCCTGCGCGGCGACGCCGACACGGCCCTCATCGGCACCAGCGCACCGGCGCGGGCACTGGCGCAGCATATTGCGCGCGTGGCTGCCATTCCCAGCACGGTGCTGATCGTGGGCGAGAGCGGCACCGGCAAGGAAGTGGTGGCGCGCGAGCTGCACCGCCTGGGACCGCACCCGGAGGGGCCGTTCGTGGCGGTGAACAGCGCCGCACTCCCCGACAACCTGGTGGAGAGCGAGCTGTTCGGGCACGAACGCGGCGCGTTCACCGGCGCCAATCGCACCCACCGCGGCGCCTTCGAGCGCGCGTCGGGCGGAACGCTGTTCCTGGATGAAATCGGCGAGTTGCCGGCAGCGGTGCAGGCCAAACTGTTGCGCGTGCTGGAGCAGAACGAGATTACGCGCGTGGGTGGTGAGCAGAGCATCAAGGTGGCCGCGCGGGTCATCGCGGCCACGCACCGCGATCTCGAGGCGGACGTGGACGCAGGGCGCTTCCGGCGCGATCTGTTCTTTCGCATCAACGTGCACCTGCTGCCCGTTCCGCCGCTCGCCGACCGGCGCTCCGACATTCCGGAACTCGCCAACCATTTTCTCACCGCGACCTGTGCCAGCTTCAAGACCCGGCGCAAGCACCTCGATCGGGAGGCGCTCGAAGCGCTCATGGCGTACGACTGGCACCGCAACAACGTGCGCGAATTGCGCAATGCCGTGGAGCGCATGGTGCTGGCAACCGACGGCGCGGTGATCACCCTCGCGGACGTGCCCGCCGACATCCGGCCGCCAACCGATGCCGCGAGCCCGCCGTCGGGTGCCACCAGTTTCCGCGACCGGAAGCTCGAGGCCGAGCGGCAGATCGTGGTGGGTGCGCTGGAGGCGGCGGAATGGAACGTCACCCGCGCTGCCGCCGACCTGGGCCTGGCCGACCACGCCAGCCTGCAGAAGATCATGCGCCGTCTGGGCATCCGGCGGCCGCGCTAGCTGTGTCCTCTCGGACACAAGCCATCCCACGGGCTGTGTGTCCAGCCAGACACTAGCCCGCCGCCGACCCATCCCACCGTTCTCGGTAACTAGTTGTAAAATAAAGCTATTAAAGAGACAGCCGCCCCCTGGCGGCGCGCTTGCGATATCCCCTCCCCGGAGCCGAACAACGGCCCAGGAGGTAAGACCATGTTGAAAGAACAGAAGTTCATGAGTCCCGTAGCATTGTTTGCGGCCGCGGCCGCACTCGCCGTGTTCGCCGCAGGGTGCGGCACCGACGAGGAAACGTTTCAGAGCAAGAACACCGTCAAGACCACCCCTGCGCCCCCGGCCCATGTGGCGACCACGCCGCCGGCGCGCACGCCGCTGGTCACCGTGCCGGAAGTTCCGGAGCCGCCGCGCGAGGTGACCTACGAAGAGGCGGAGGCGGCGTACAACGCGAAGCGCTACGACGAGGCGTGCGATCTTTTCATGCGTTACAGCGAGCGCAAGCCCGACAATCCGTGGGGGCACTATATGCTGGGGCTCTCCGCGTGGAAGGCCGGCGCGCTCGAAACCGCCGAGACCGAGTTCAGGCGCACCATCGCGCTCGACACGACGCACGTGAAGAGCTACGTCAACCTGGCGCGCGTGCTGCTGGACGCCGGACGTCCGGGCGAGGCGTACACCAATGCCGACAACGCGCTCATCATCGACGCGTCCTCGGTGGCGGCGTGGCGCGTGAAGGGCCGCGTGTGCCACACACTGGGACGCACCGACGAAGCCGTGGGTGCGTATCGCAACGCGATCCGGCTGGACCCCGAAGACGCGTGGTCGATGAACAACCTCGCGTTCATCTGGATCGAGCAGGAGCGATTCGAGGAGGCGCTGGGGCCACTGGCGCGCGCC from the Candidatus Krumholzibacteriia bacterium genome contains:
- a CDS encoding sigma-54 dependent transcriptional regulator, coding for MIRVLIVDDVRNLADQYAYDLKRMGGFETRVATSGKEALDLIAWDPVDCVILDLEMPGIDGFEVLRTMDREGHGIPVIVYTGTGNYDRCVQAVRLGAAGFIDKSEPMARVVHEVETALERARLREEVKSLRGDADTALIGTSAPARALAQHIARVAAIPSTVLIVGESGTGKEVVARELHRLGPHPEGPFVAVNSAALPDNLVESELFGHERGAFTGANRTHRGAFERASGGTLFLDEIGELPAAVQAKLLRVLEQNEITRVGGEQSIKVAARVIAATHRDLEADVDAGRFRRDLFFRINVHLLPVPPLADRRSDIPELANHFLTATCASFKTRRKHLDREALEALMAYDWHRNNVRELRNAVERMVLATDGAVITLADVPADIRPPTDAASPPSGATSFRDRKLEAERQIVVGALEAAEWNVTRAAADLGLADHASLQKIMRRLGIRRPR
- a CDS encoding tetratricopeptide repeat protein; translation: MLKEQKFMSPVALFAAAAALAVFAAGCGTDEETFQSKNTVKTTPAPPAHVATTPPARTPLVTVPEVPEPPREVTYEEAEAAYNAKRYDEACDLFMRYSERKPDNPWGHYMLGLSAWKAGALETAETEFRRTIALDTTHVKSYVNLARVLLDAGRPGEAYTNADNALIIDASSVAAWRVKGRVCHTLGRTDEAVGAYRNAIRLDPEDAWSMNNLAFIWIEQERFEEALGPLARAIELRGDVAVFHNNLGMALERSGHPLAAEAEYVAATNADPLYEKAALNGERIAQVLKGPDEVPVDLAGLARDFVTGIDGTDEPALATATPDRAEVPPVTSSAPDSTLADSKR